The proteins below are encoded in one region of Peribacillus muralis:
- a CDS encoding FecCD family ABC transporter permease: MISSALIKKQRWLIGALTALIIITVIIGTCLGYSNLSIGRLVPTLFGQGTFKEEFILFSVRLPRIIITLLAGMALALSGAILQGITRNDLADPGIIGINSGAGVAIAVFFLFFPIDAGSFVYMVPIVGFIGAMLTACIIYVLSFKRRVGLEPVRLVLIGVGFSMALSGLMIVLISSAERAKVDFIAKWLAGNIWGADWPFIWAVLPWLIILIPFTLYKANRLNLLGLSEPVAIGVGVSIEKERIVLLITAVALAAAAVSVTGGIAFIGLMAPHIAKSLVGPRNQLFIPIAILIGGWLLLLADTVGRNIVEPEGIPAGIMVALIGAPYFMYLLLKK; the protein is encoded by the coding sequence ATGATCTCTTCAGCTTTAATCAAAAAACAGCGTTGGCTTATCGGTGCCTTAACCGCACTCATCATCATAACCGTCATTATAGGTACGTGTTTAGGGTATTCCAATCTTTCAATAGGGCGACTGGTACCCACGCTTTTCGGACAAGGAACCTTTAAAGAGGAGTTCATATTATTTTCCGTCAGGTTGCCGCGGATCATCATCACCCTCCTGGCGGGAATGGCGCTCGCGCTGTCCGGAGCCATTTTACAGGGGATTACCCGTAATGATTTGGCTGACCCCGGGATTATCGGAATCAACTCCGGAGCGGGTGTTGCCATTGCTGTTTTCTTTCTGTTTTTCCCGATCGACGCAGGTTCATTCGTTTATATGGTTCCGATTGTCGGGTTTATCGGTGCGATGCTGACCGCCTGTATAATATATGTTCTTTCCTTTAAACGCAGGGTTGGTCTTGAACCAGTACGGCTAGTTTTGATCGGCGTCGGTTTTTCCATGGCCCTTTCCGGCTTGATGATCGTCCTCATTTCCTCGGCGGAACGAGCCAAAGTGGATTTCATTGCAAAGTGGTTGGCAGGAAATATTTGGGGGGCGGACTGGCCGTTCATTTGGGCAGTCCTTCCATGGCTGATCATACTCATACCGTTCACTTTATATAAAGCAAATCGTTTGAATCTGCTTGGTTTAAGTGAACCGGTCGCTATCGGAGTGGGGGTTTCGATTGAAAAGGAACGGATCGTCTTGCTGATAACAGCTGTCGCACTTGCAGCTGCCGCCGTATCCGTAACGGGAGGAATAGCCTTCATCGGACTTATGGCCCCACATATAGCGAAGTCCTTGGTCGGACCTCGAAATCAATTATTCATTCCCATAGCCATACTAATCGGCGGGTGGCTTCTGTTGCTTGCCGACACGGTAGGCCGTAATATAGTCGAACCCGAGGGAATTCCGGCAGGTATCATGGTCGCCTTGATCGGTGCTCCTTATTTCATGTATTTATTGTTGAAAAAATAA
- a CDS encoding iron-hydroxamate ABC transporter substrate-binding protein codes for MKKILIPFILLLVLIISACGNNESTEKEKSSDTKKEKSGTITYQSENGPVEVPANPKRVVVLSSFAGSVLALDVNLVGVDSWSKMNPNFKLDDVEEVTDENLEKIIELNPDLIIGLSTIKNVDKLKEIAPTVTYTYGKVDYLTQHVEIGKLLNKEKEAQAWVDDFKKRAKTTGDEIKAKIGEDATVSVFEKFDKQFYVYGDNWGRGTEILYQEMKLGMPEKVKETALKDGYFALSLEVLKDYAGDYVILSNNKDQDNSFQQTDTFKNIPAVKNNKLFEADAKRFYFNDPITLDYQLDFFSKSFLGK; via the coding sequence ATGAAAAAGATATTGATCCCGTTTATACTGCTGTTAGTGTTAATTATTAGTGCTTGTGGTAACAATGAGTCAACGGAAAAAGAGAAAAGCTCGGATACGAAAAAGGAAAAATCGGGAACCATTACGTACCAATCTGAAAATGGACCTGTCGAAGTGCCTGCGAATCCTAAACGTGTAGTCGTGCTATCTTCTTTCGCAGGTAGCGTGCTGGCTTTGGATGTTAACCTTGTCGGGGTAGATTCCTGGTCTAAAATGAACCCGAATTTCAAGCTGGATGACGTCGAGGAAGTCACGGACGAAAACCTGGAAAAAATCATCGAATTGAATCCGGATCTGATCATTGGTTTATCCACGATTAAAAATGTCGATAAATTAAAGGAAATTGCTCCTACCGTAACATATACATACGGAAAAGTGGACTATTTAACACAGCATGTGGAAATCGGGAAGCTTTTGAATAAAGAAAAGGAAGCCCAAGCATGGGTGGATGATTTCAAAAAACGGGCAAAAACCACTGGTGATGAAATCAAGGCCAAAATTGGTGAAGATGCTACCGTTTCCGTATTTGAAAAGTTTGACAAGCAGTTCTACGTATACGGCGATAATTGGGGCCGCGGAACAGAAATCCTTTATCAGGAAATGAAATTGGGCATGCCTGAGAAGGTAAAAGAAACGGCATTGAAGGATGGTTATTTTGCCTTATCATTGGAAGTCCTGAAAGACTATGCCGGTGATTATGTCATTTTGAGCAACAACAAAGATCAAGATAACTCATTCCAACAAACTGATACGTTCAAAAACATACCTGCGGTTAAAAACAATAAACTATTTGAAGCTGATGCAAAAAGATTCTACTTCAATGATCCAATAACATTAGATTACCAATTAGACTTCTTTTCAAAAAGTTTTCTTGGAAAATGA
- the yhbH gene encoding sporulation protein YhbH: MSEENNQQYVISQENWSLHRKGYDDQQRHQEKVQEAIKNNLPDLISEESIVMSNGRDVIKIPIRSLDEYKIRYNYDKNKHVGQGDGDSKVGDVVARDGSPSDAGAGKGQGAGDKAGEDYYEAEVSMMELEEALFSQLELPNLQKKEHAEHTLEQIEFNDIRKTGLMGNIDKKKTMISAFKRNALSGTPGFHPIYKEDFKFKTWNEIEKPDSKAVVLAMMDTSGSMGLWEKYMARSFFFWMNRFLRTKYETVEIEFIAHHTEAKVVPEEDFFSKGESGGTICSSVYRKALELIDHKYDPAKFNIYPFHFSDGDNLTSDNVRCVKLVEELMKLSNMFGYGEVNQYNRHSTLMTAYKNIDNEKFRYFILKQKADVFHAMKSFFKEEEQKKFA; this comes from the coding sequence ATGTCGGAAGAGAATAATCAACAATATGTTATCTCACAGGAAAACTGGTCCCTCCATCGAAAAGGCTATGATGATCAACAACGTCATCAGGAAAAGGTACAGGAAGCGATCAAGAATAATTTACCGGATTTAATTTCCGAAGAAAGCATTGTCATGTCAAACGGCCGGGATGTCATCAAGATTCCCATTCGCTCCTTGGATGAATATAAAATCCGTTATAATTATGATAAGAACAAACATGTAGGTCAAGGTGATGGTGACAGTAAGGTAGGAGACGTGGTTGCAAGAGATGGTTCGCCATCCGATGCCGGAGCAGGTAAAGGTCAAGGAGCGGGTGACAAGGCAGGCGAGGATTATTATGAAGCAGAGGTATCGATGATGGAGTTGGAGGAAGCGCTGTTCAGTCAGCTGGAACTGCCTAATCTCCAGAAGAAAGAACACGCGGAGCATACACTTGAACAAATCGAATTCAACGACATCCGCAAGACAGGCTTAATGGGGAATATCGACAAAAAGAAAACGATGATATCCGCTTTTAAAAGGAATGCGTTAAGCGGCACTCCAGGTTTTCATCCGATTTATAAGGAAGATTTTAAATTCAAGACGTGGAATGAAATCGAAAAGCCGGATTCCAAAGCTGTTGTGCTGGCAATGATGGATACTTCCGGAAGTATGGGATTATGGGAAAAGTATATGGCAAGGAGCTTTTTCTTTTGGATGAACCGATTCCTCCGAACGAAATATGAAACGGTTGAAATCGAATTCATCGCGCATCATACGGAAGCGAAAGTCGTTCCGGAAGAGGATTTCTTTTCAAAAGGGGAAAGCGGGGGAACGATTTGTTCGTCTGTATATCGAAAAGCATTAGAACTTATTGATCATAAATATGACCCGGCAAAATTCAATATCTATCCATTTCATTTTTCCGACGGTGACAACCTCACATCAGATAACGTTAGATGCGTCAAGCTTGTGGAGGAACTCATGAAGCTTTCCAATATGTTCGGGTATGGCGAGGTCAATCAATATAATCGCCATTCGACATTGATGACGGCCTATAAAAATATCGATAATGAAAAATTCAGGTATTTCATATTAAAGCAAAAGGCGGATGTTTTCCACGCAATGAAGAGCTTCTTTAAGGAAGAAGAACAGAAGAAATTTGCTTAA
- a CDS encoding WecB/TagA/CpsF family glycosyltransferase: protein MRINILGSELDCLSFDQTIESINEIIQNRTPTQHVVLNANKINLMRKDKKLSHIINECSLINADGISIVLAAKILGYSKVERVTGVDLFVKLLEVCNEKGYRVYFLGGKEEVVQKVVEMVEHKHADLMVAGYRNGYFKDEESSGIADEIRESCADVLFVAFPSPQKEFWIKRHLKQMDVPFVMGVGGSFDVLSGHVKRAPKWVQKIGMEWFVRFMQEPKRMFRRYFIGNFTFLWLVYKERFFKQR, encoded by the coding sequence TTGAGAATTAACATATTGGGAAGTGAACTCGATTGTTTGTCTTTTGACCAAACAATCGAATCAATAAATGAAATTATACAGAATCGTACTCCGACACAACATGTAGTCCTAAATGCAAATAAAATTAATCTAATGCGGAAAGATAAAAAATTAAGTCACATAATAAACGAATGTAGTTTGATAAATGCAGATGGGATTTCTATTGTATTAGCGGCCAAAATACTAGGTTATTCAAAAGTAGAACGCGTTACAGGTGTGGATCTATTTGTGAAATTATTAGAGGTTTGCAATGAAAAGGGGTATCGAGTTTATTTTTTAGGTGGGAAGGAAGAAGTTGTTCAAAAAGTGGTTGAAATGGTTGAACATAAACATGCTGACCTAATGGTGGCAGGATACCGTAATGGTTATTTTAAAGATGAAGAATCCAGTGGAATCGCTGATGAAATAAGGGAATCATGTGCGGATGTCCTGTTTGTGGCATTTCCAAGCCCCCAAAAAGAATTTTGGATAAAACGACATCTAAAACAAATGGATGTCCCTTTTGTTATGGGAGTCGGTGGAAGCTTCGATGTGCTAAGTGGCCATGTAAAAAGAGCACCCAAGTGGGTTCAAAAAATAGGTATGGAGTGGTTTGTTCGCTTTATGCAAGAGCCCAAGCGTATGTTTAGGCGATATTTTATAGGTAATTTTACATTTTTATGGCTTGTTTATAAAGAGCGTTTTTTTAAACAAAGATAA
- a CDS encoding PrkA family serine protein kinase, whose product MDILKKIEKFREDEQKLKWEGTFAEYLDILKETPLVAQSAHSRVYNMIRDAGIEEVNGSKKYNFFSGQLFGLEDSLERLIEEYFHPAAKRLDVRKRILLLMGPVSGGKSTLVSLLKRGLENYSSKETGAIYAIKGCPMHEDPLHLIPQYLRNDFFEEYGIRVEGNLSPLNVMRLEQEYGSRIEDVMVERIFLSEDKRVGIGTFSPSDPKSQDIADLTGSIDFSTIAEYGSESDPRAYRFDGELNKANRGMMEFQEMLKCDEKFLWHLLSLTQEGNFKAGRFALISADELIVAHTNETEYKAFISNKKNEALHSRIIVMPIPYNLKVTEEEKIYEKMIHESDVSDVHIAPHTLRVAAIFSIMTRLKDPKKGDIDLVKKMRLYDGENVEGFNSADINELKKEYQDEGMSGIDPRYVINRISSTIIRKENPSINALDVLMSLKAGLDQHPSISNELRERYLNFISLARKEYDAIAKNEVQKAFVYSYEESAKILMDNYLDNVEAYCNKSRLRDPLTGEEINPDEKLMRSIEEQIGISENAKKAFREEILIRISAYARKGKRFDYNSHDRLREAIQKKLFADLKDVVKITTSTKTPDERQLKKVNEVISRLIDEHGYNSTSANELLRYVGSLLNR is encoded by the coding sequence ATGGATATATTAAAGAAAATCGAAAAATTTAGAGAAGATGAACAGAAGCTCAAGTGGGAAGGCACCTTCGCAGAGTACTTAGACATATTGAAAGAAACGCCATTAGTTGCTCAATCTGCTCATTCACGTGTATACAACATGATCAGAGATGCAGGGATAGAGGAAGTAAATGGATCAAAGAAATACAATTTTTTCAGCGGTCAGTTATTTGGGCTCGAAGATTCATTGGAAAGGCTAATCGAGGAATATTTTCATCCGGCAGCAAAGCGGCTGGATGTCCGAAAGCGGATATTGCTTCTCATGGGTCCAGTTTCAGGAGGAAAATCTACACTCGTTTCTTTACTGAAGCGTGGGCTTGAAAATTATTCATCAAAAGAAACAGGTGCGATATATGCAATAAAAGGATGCCCGATGCACGAAGATCCGCTGCATCTCATTCCACAGTATTTACGGAATGATTTCTTTGAGGAATATGGCATTAGGGTAGAAGGAAACCTATCGCCGTTGAATGTCATGAGATTAGAGCAGGAATATGGAAGCAGGATTGAAGATGTGATGGTCGAACGCATTTTCCTTTCAGAGGATAAGCGTGTCGGGATCGGCACATTCAGTCCATCTGATCCCAAGTCACAGGATATTGCTGATTTGACAGGCTCGATCGACTTTTCAACCATTGCAGAATATGGATCTGAATCCGATCCGCGAGCCTATCGCTTTGATGGCGAGCTGAACAAAGCGAATCGAGGAATGATGGAGTTTCAGGAAATGCTGAAATGTGATGAGAAGTTTTTATGGCATTTACTTTCATTGACTCAAGAAGGAAATTTCAAGGCTGGACGATTTGCTTTGATCAGTGCAGATGAGCTCATCGTGGCTCATACGAATGAAACCGAGTATAAAGCGTTCATCTCCAACAAGAAAAATGAAGCCTTGCACTCCCGAATCATCGTCATGCCGATTCCTTATAATCTAAAGGTTACCGAGGAAGAAAAGATTTATGAAAAAATGATACATGAAAGTGATGTTTCAGATGTTCATATTGCCCCGCATACATTAAGGGTGGCGGCGATCTTTAGCATCATGACCCGACTGAAGGATCCGAAAAAAGGCGACATCGATCTGGTGAAAAAGATGAGGCTATATGATGGGGAAAATGTGGAGGGCTTTAATTCCGCTGACATAAATGAGCTGAAAAAGGAATATCAGGATGAGGGCATGAGCGGAATCGATCCTCGATATGTGATCAACCGGATTTCGTCTACGATCATCCGTAAGGAAAATCCGTCCATTAATGCCTTGGATGTACTTATGTCATTAAAAGCCGGACTTGACCAGCATCCTTCCATTTCGAACGAACTTCGTGAGCGTTATTTGAACTTCATTTCACTCGCCCGTAAGGAATATGATGCAATCGCCAAAAATGAAGTGCAAAAAGCTTTCGTCTATTCCTATGAAGAGTCGGCTAAGATCCTCATGGATAATTACCTGGACAACGTCGAAGCATACTGCAATAAATCAAGGCTGCGTGATCCATTGACTGGGGAAGAAATTAATCCGGATGAAAAATTGATGCGCTCGATCGAAGAACAAATCGGTATCTCCGAGAATGCAAAAAAAGCATTTCGTGAAGAAATATTGATCCGCATCTCTGCCTATGCGCGTAAAGGGAAACGATTCGATTATAATTCACATGATCGCTTACGAGAAGCCATTCAGAAAAAGCTATTCGCGGATCTGAAGGATGTCGTTAAAATCACGACTTCAACGAAGACACCGGATGAAAGGCAATTGAAGAAAGTGAACGAAGTCATTTCGAGACTTATCGACGAGCATGGTTATAACTCCACTTCTGCCAATGAATTACTGCGCTATGTGGGAAGTCTGTTAAATCGGTAA
- a CDS encoding toxin Cry1Ac domain D-VI-related protein, with protein sequence MKKNKVLKPINVMTTSFLLASSLMMPTAGFAEESSTPEKGVANAQEPEAKGQEESRTQTKDTQSRSMATTARASNEAIVYNFAEMKAVLEADNGITTIKLGQNIDISGSINIQAKKTNILIDGNNKTVSETGSNGSSGGLYYGSGNILRNVTVKDLNIRGKNYYGFITINDASKNVEQVFENVTYSGPQMIWNRYGKAIFRGVNTININNTTMPGSSSAQEVAEVGSVEIEGDIKIFHNNDNAVIWSISKSPQFKIASDAKVEINTMRSGYGIFYPSGGNGEFSIGKNASVNFDGQKGITGKGILKSFIIESGAEAVMNRTGKDSAPMILVYGETEINQNSKLQVSTENGHAIQLVDKATMNFKKPDSVILSTLKGQAIDNKSTSLTMNIDTGIVKLWTNQSPTPSSYVSKDGKDFTWNADYRYDEATWIKGSMNLGSPFNIEFGKTNKIELGTDVEGQLKRELAEAKKKVEDLFTNDKFDTLKESTNKAAVDEAQAAVNKLPAGPEKNRLQDLVNKANDLLKKKEQAEKDLNDAKNKVEDLFTNDKFDTLKESTNKAAVDEAQNAVNKLPAGPEKNRLQDLVNKANDLLKKKEQAEKDLNDAKNKVEDLFTNDKFDTLKESTNKAAVDEAQAAVNKLPAGPEKNRLQDLVNKANELLKKKEQAEKDLNDAKNKVEDLFTNDKFDTLRGITDQGAIDEAKKAVDKLPEGAEKNRLDDLVNKAQDLLNEKIQAEKDLNDAKNKVEDLFTNDKFDTLKGSTNQGAIDEAQKAVDKLPEGAEKNRLDDLVNKAQDLLNKKIQAEKELNDAKNKVEDLFTNDKFDTLKGSTDQGAIDEAKKAVDKLPEGAEKNRLNDLVNKAQDLLNEKIQAEKDLNDAKNKVEDLFTDDKFDTLKGSTDQRAIDAAEEAVNKLPAGPEKERLEELLNNAQDLLNKNEQAEKDLNDAKNKVEDLFTNDKFDTLKGSTNQGAIDEAKKAVDKLPEGAEKNRLNDLVNKAQDLLNKKIQAEKELNDAKNKVEDLFTDDKFDTLKGSTNQGAIDVAEEAVNKLPAGPEKERLEELLNNAQDLLNKNEQAEKELNDAKNKVEGLFTDNKFDTLKGSTNQAAVDEAQAAVKKLPAGAEKDRLQGLVDKAQELLNQLSVELTTNEFDPKKDRYITGKFTGNIDSIGYSINGVEFKGGTLNPDGTFSIYAFNRLTATDTVIVYAYDRSGNKIKQSTVKLKTEVIGSGTIKADEYTYNQSFITGQFTGDVKSIGYSINGTESRGGTLNANGTFSIYVFGNVRSATDTVIVYGYDQNGNRIAQSTVTVKAPPTKTGTLTPDNFGLRDTNIRGTFTGDIKSIGYSINGTESRGGTLNADGTFSIYVYGKIRSATDTVIVYGYDQDGNRIAQSPVTIK encoded by the coding sequence ATGAAAAAAAATAAAGTGTTAAAACCGATTAACGTCATGACCACATCATTTCTGTTAGCAAGCTCTCTAATGATGCCAACTGCAGGATTTGCGGAGGAATCCTCCACACCAGAAAAAGGTGTTGCGAACGCACAGGAGCCTGAAGCCAAAGGTCAAGAAGAATCGCGTACACAAACAAAGGACACTCAATCGCGAAGTATGGCAACAACAGCTAGAGCATCAAATGAAGCGATTGTATATAATTTCGCAGAAATGAAGGCTGTCTTAGAAGCTGATAATGGAATTACGACAATCAAACTTGGACAAAACATCGATATAAGCGGTTCGATTAACATTCAAGCAAAAAAAACAAACATATTGATCGATGGGAATAACAAAACAGTTTCGGAAACAGGATCGAATGGATCATCAGGAGGGCTCTATTATGGCAGTGGTAATATATTGCGGAATGTCACTGTAAAGGACCTTAACATTAGAGGGAAAAACTATTATGGATTCATTACGATAAACGATGCGTCAAAAAATGTAGAACAAGTATTTGAAAATGTTACGTATAGTGGGCCACAAATGATTTGGAACCGTTATGGGAAAGCAATTTTTAGAGGAGTTAATACCATTAATATCAATAATACGACAATGCCAGGATCATCATCCGCCCAAGAGGTTGCGGAAGTTGGAAGTGTTGAAATTGAAGGTGATATTAAGATTTTCCATAATAATGACAATGCCGTCATTTGGTCAATTTCAAAATCTCCCCAATTCAAGATTGCATCTGATGCTAAAGTTGAAATTAATACTATGCGAAGTGGGTATGGAATCTTTTATCCATCAGGTGGTAATGGAGAGTTCTCCATTGGAAAAAATGCAAGTGTGAACTTTGATGGACAAAAGGGAATTACAGGAAAAGGGATTTTGAAATCATTTATTATCGAATCTGGGGCAGAAGCTGTGATGAATAGAACGGGTAAAGATTCGGCCCCAATGATTTTAGTCTATGGAGAAACAGAGATTAATCAAAACTCAAAGCTTCAAGTAAGTACAGAAAATGGTCATGCTATACAACTGGTGGACAAAGCAACTATGAATTTTAAGAAGCCGGATAGCGTCATTTTATCAACACTTAAAGGTCAAGCGATTGATAATAAGTCTACCTCGCTAACGATGAACATTGATACAGGTATAGTCAAGCTATGGACGAACCAATCTCCAACGCCTAGCAGCTATGTGAGTAAGGATGGTAAGGATTTCACTTGGAACGCTGATTATCGTTATGATGAAGCCACTTGGATTAAAGGTTCAATGAACTTGGGCTCCCCATTCAATATTGAATTTGGTAAAACAAATAAGATTGAACTAGGCACTGATGTAGAAGGTCAATTAAAAAGAGAGCTAGCTGAAGCGAAGAAAAAAGTGGAAGATTTGTTCACGAATGATAAGTTCGACACATTGAAAGAGTCAACGAATAAAGCCGCGGTTGATGAAGCTCAAGCAGCCGTCAACAAATTGCCAGCCGGTCCGGAAAAAAATCGGCTACAAGATTTAGTGAACAAAGCGAACGATTTATTGAAGAAAAAAGAACAAGCCGAAAAAGACTTGAACGATGCAAAGAACAAAGTGGAAGATCTGTTCACGAATGATAAGTTCGACACATTGAAAGAGTCAACGAATAAAGCCGCGGTTGATGAAGCTCAAAACGCAGTCAATAAATTACCAGCCGGTCCGGAAAAAAATCGGCTACAAGATTTAGTGAACAAAGCGAACGATTTATTGAAGAAAAAAGAACAAGCCGAAAAAGACTTGAACGATGCAAAGAACAAAGTGGAAGATCTGTTCACGAATGATAAGTTCGACACATTGAAAGAGTCAACGAATAAAGCCGCGGTTGATGAAGCTCAAGCAGCCGTCAACAAATTGCCAGCCGGTCCGGAAAAAAATCGGCTACAAGATTTAGTGAACAAAGCGAACGAGTTATTGAAGAAAAAAGAACAAGCCGAAAAAGACTTGAACGATGCAAAGAACAAAGTGGAAGATCTATTCACGAATGATAAGTTCGATACATTGAGGGGAATTACCGATCAAGGGGCAATCGATGAAGCCAAAAAAGCGGTTGATAAGCTTCCGGAAGGTGCAGAGAAAAATCGCTTGGACGATTTAGTAAACAAAGCACAAGATCTATTAAATGAAAAAATACAAGCCGAAAAAGACTTGAACGATGCAAAGAACAAAGTGGAAGATCTGTTCACGAATGATAAGTTTGACACATTGAAGGGAAGTACCAATCAAGGAGCGATAGATGAAGCCCAAAAAGCGGTTGATAAGCTTCCGGAAGGTGCAGAGAAAAATCGCTTGGACGATTTAGTGAACAAAGCACAAGATCTATTAAATAAAAAAATACAAGCCGAAAAAGAACTGAACGATGCAAAGAACAAAGTGGAAGATCTGTTCACGAATGATAAGTTCGACACATTGAAGGGAAGTACCGATCAAGGAGCGATTGATGAAGCCAAAAAAGCAGTTGATAAGCTTCCGGAAGGTGCAGAGAAAAATCGCTTGAATGATTTAGTAAACAAAGCACAAGATCTATTAAATGAAAAAATACAAGCCGAAAAAGACTTGAACGATGCAAAGAACAAAGTGGAAGATCTGTTCACGGATGATAAATTCGACACATTGAAAGGAAGTACCGATCAAAGAGCGATTGATGCAGCGGAAGAAGCAGTCAATAAATTACCGGCAGGCCCGGAAAAAGAGCGCCTTGAAGAGCTTCTGAATAATGCCCAGGATTTATTGAACAAGAACGAACAAGCCGAAAAAGACTTGAACGATGCAAAGAACAAAGTGGAAGATCTGTTCACGAATGATAAGTTCGACACATTGAAGGGAAGTACAAATCAAGGGGCAATCGATGAAGCTAAAAAAGCGGTCGATAAACTTCCGGAAGGTGCAGAGAAAAATCGCTTGAATGATTTAGTAAACAAAGCACAAGATCTATTAAATAAAAAAATACAAGCCGAAAAAGAACTGAACGATGCAAAAAACAAAGTGGAAGATCTGTTCACGGATGATAAGTTCGACACATTGAAGGGAAGTACCAATCAAGGAGCGATTGATGTAGCGGAAGAAGCAGTCAATAAATTACCGGCAGGTCCGGAAAAAGAGCGCCTTGAAGAGCTCCTGAATAATGCCCAGGATTTATTGAACAAGAACGAACAAGCCGAAAAAGAACTGAACGATGCGAAGAATAAAGTCGAAGGATTGTTCACGGACAATAAGTTCGACACATTGAAAGGAAGTACCAATCAAGCAGCTGTTGACGAAGCTCAAGCAGCGGTCAAAAAATTGCCAGCAGGTGCGGAAAAAGATCGCCTGCAAGGTTTAGTGGACAAAGCTCAAGAGTTGTTAAATCAGTTATCAGTTGAACTGACAACAAATGAATTTGATCCGAAAAAAGATAGGTATATTACTGGGAAATTCACAGGCAATATTGACAGTATAGGCTATAGCATCAATGGAGTAGAGTTTAAAGGCGGAACATTGAATCCAGACGGCACTTTCAGCATTTATGCATTTAATAGATTAACAGCAACAGATACAGTGATTGTATATGCGTACGACAGGAGTGGAAACAAAATCAAACAAAGCACCGTCAAGCTAAAAACGGAGGTTATAGGGTCAGGTACGATTAAAGCAGATGAATATACCTACAACCAATCCTTTATAACTGGACAATTTACGGGTGATGTGAAGAGCATAGGCTATAGCATAAATGGGACTGAATCTAGAGGTGGAACATTGAATGCCAATGGAACATTCAGTATCTATGTGTTCGGTAATGTCAGATCAGCAACGGATACAGTGATTGTGTACGGTTATGATCAAAATGGAAACAGGATCGCCCAAAGTACTGTGACGGTTAAGGCTCCTCCAACTAAGACCGGAACGTTAACACCAGATAACTTTGGATTAAGAGATACGAATATACGGGGTACATTCACAGGTGATATTAAGAGTATCGGATATAGTATAAATGGCACGGAATCTAGAGGCGGAACATTGAATGCCGACGGTACATTCAGTATCTATGTGTACGGAAAAATCAGATCAGCAACAGATACGGTGATTGTGTATGGCTATGACCAAGATGGTAACAGAATCGCCCAAAGCCCAGTTACAATCAAATAA
- a CDS encoding FecCD family ABC transporter permease: MTNENQRFIPFTYKLIIAIVAFIAMFIIAMVFGAADATIKDVWKALTSNATGEKISIIREIRLPREVGAIFVGSALAVSGAIMQGITRNPLADPGLLGLTAGANAALAITLAFVPSANNFGIMGACFIGAAVGTLMVFGIAAMKKGGFSPIRIVLAGAAVSAFLFAVSEGVGIYFKISKDVSMWTAGGNIGTSWGQLRVIVPFIIIGILISFIFSRQLTILSLSEEVAVGLGQKTAQIKAVLFVVVILLAGAAVALVGNMVFIGLMIPHMVRAIVGTDYRFILPMSAVLGAAFMLLADTIGRTINSPYETPVVAIVALIGLPFFLLIVRKGGKAFS, encoded by the coding sequence ATGACTAATGAGAATCAACGTTTCATCCCATTTACATATAAACTGATCATTGCGATCGTTGCTTTTATCGCTATGTTCATCATAGCGATGGTATTTGGTGCAGCCGATGCCACCATTAAGGATGTATGGAAAGCCTTGACATCGAATGCTACCGGCGAGAAGATTTCCATCATTAGGGAAATTCGTCTTCCTCGTGAAGTGGGAGCGATCTTCGTCGGTTCGGCCCTTGCCGTATCAGGAGCCATCATGCAAGGAATTACGAGGAATCCGCTTGCCGATCCAGGACTGCTAGGATTGACGGCAGGAGCAAATGCAGCCCTGGCGATAACACTGGCATTCGTTCCATCAGCCAATAACTTTGGCATCATGGGTGCATGCTTTATTGGTGCCGCTGTAGGGACTCTCATGGTTTTTGGCATTGCGGCGATGAAGAAGGGCGGCTTTTCTCCGATAAGGATCGTGTTAGCTGGTGCAGCGGTCTCGGCCTTCCTATTTGCCGTATCGGAAGGAGTCGGCATTTACTTCAAGATATCAAAAGATGTCTCGATGTGGACTGCCGGGGGTAATATCGGGACATCATGGGGACAGCTTCGAGTAATCGTTCCATTCATAATAATAGGCATCTTGATTTCCTTCATCTTTTCCAGGCAACTCACGATTCTTAGTCTCAGTGAAGAAGTGGCGGTGGGGTTAGGTCAAAAGACAGCGCAAATTAAGGCGGTTCTTTTCGTCGTCGTCATTTTGCTTGCCGGTGCTGCGGTTGCTTTAGTCGGAAATATGGTTTTCATTGGGTTGATGATTCCCCACATGGTCCGGGCCATCGTAGGTACGGATTATCGATTCATCCTGCCGATGTCCGCGGTTTTAGGGGCTGCTTTCATGCTCTTGGCCGATACGATCGGCCGTACAATCAATTCTCCGTATGAAACACCTGTGGTAGCGATTGTTGCGTTGATAGGTTTACCTTTCTTCCTCCTAATCGTACGTAAAGGAGGGAAAGCATTTTCATGA